From the Hydrogenobacter sp. genome, one window contains:
- a CDS encoding transposase gives MRAGKQANYSYKFKLYPTKEQKQFLKRAVGSVRFVYNYMLARAKEEYQKEGKKWNVYEYKKLLPLLKEEYPFLKESPSQSLQEAVFNLDRAFKNFFAGRSDFPAFKKK, from the coding sequence ATGAGAGCTGGAAAGCAAGCTAACTACTCCTACAAGTTCAAGCTCTATCCGACAAAGGAGCAAAAACAGTTCTTAAAAAGAGCTGTAGGTTCTGTGAGGTTTGTTTATAACTACATGCTTGCCAGAGCAAAGGAAGAGTATCAGAAGGAAGGCAAAAAGTGGAATGTTTATGAGTATAAAAAACTCTTGCCTTTGCTGAAAGAAGAGTATCCTTTTCTTAAAGAATCTCCTTCTCAATCTTTACAGGAAGCGGTGTTTAACCTTGACAGAGCCTTTAAAAACTTCTTTGCTGGAAGGTCGGATTTTCCAGCCTTTAAAAAGAAA
- a CDS encoding iron-sulfur cluster assembly protein, producing the protein MKEILEALREVIDPHTGLDIVSMNMVKEVRSIGEGEVKIVIKPTSPFCPVGNFLLQAVKEKVEELGYKAHVELEGYLFGGGYEA; encoded by the coding sequence ATGAAGGAAATACTTGAAGCCTTAAGAGAAGTGATTGACCCTCATACAGGACTTGACATAGTGAGCATGAACATGGTAAAAGAGGTAAGAAGCATAGGTGAAGGAGAGGTTAAGATAGTTATAAAGCCTACAAGCCCCTTCTGTCCCGTGGGTAACTTTTTGCTACAGGCTGTAAAGGAAAAGGTAGAAGAGCTTGGTTATAAAGCTCATGTAGAACTTGAGGGATACCTCTTTGGAGGTGGGTATGAGGCTTGA
- a CDS encoding DUF2249 domain-containing protein, with protein sequence MVEKLEPGKRIKANGFEFSLIGESLMPSALSYKRIYILSEGSGRYILGQKFGNALAPCVFVVEPSVLFGFMPEGNAYLYELAMGNKEGCEGEVIDLRPLEHGVRHPLVMKRFSELDEGGCFYIINDHDPLPLYFQMAMAFPKRVGWEYIEFGDEFWKIRIRRLS encoded by the coding sequence ATGGTTGAAAAGCTTGAGCCTGGTAAAAGGATAAAGGCTAATGGTTTTGAGTTTTCTTTAATCGGTGAAAGCCTTATGCCCTCCGCTTTGAGCTATAAGAGGATTTACATACTTTCTGAAGGTTCAGGGAGGTATATATTAGGTCAGAAGTTTGGCAACGCTTTGGCACCTTGCGTCTTTGTGGTGGAGCCTTCTGTACTTTTTGGCTTTATGCCAGAAGGAAACGCATACCTTTATGAGTTAGCAATGGGAAATAAAGAAGGCTGTGAAGGTGAGGTTATTGACCTAAGACCCCTTGAGCATGGCGTTAGGCATCCCCTTGTTATGAAAAGGTTTTCAGAACTTGACGAGGGAGGATGCTTTTACATAATAAACGACCACGACCCACTACCTTTATATTTCCAGATGGCTATGGCTTTCCCAAAAAGGGTTGGTTGGGAGTATATAGAGTTTGGTGACGAATTTTGGAAGATTAGAATAAGGAGGCTATCATGA
- a CDS encoding DUF1858 domain-containing protein — protein sequence MRLDVRNLEPPQPMIKIARALESLKEGEVLEVLGSRPFTHLLPRLEELGFTYELKETEEGYLLKIWKRGTEGKLEGTTECSKELEFTIDENTNVGELLKRMPEALDILIKYGFTPLKNPLLRKILPHTVTLGQAKKIRRLSDEKFQELIKELRSLIGQ from the coding sequence ATGAGGCTTGATGTGAGAAACCTTGAACCACCTCAGCCCATGATAAAAATAGCCCGGGCTTTAGAAAGCCTTAAGGAAGGTGAGGTGCTTGAAGTGCTCGGTTCAAGACCCTTTACACACCTTTTACCAAGGCTTGAAGAACTTGGTTTTACTTACGAGTTAAAAGAGACGGAAGAGGGTTATCTGTTAAAGATATGGAAAAGAGGCACAGAAGGAAAACTTGAAGGCACCACCGAATGCTCAAAGGAGCTTGAATTTACCATTGATGAAAACACAAATGTAGGAGAACTATTAAAGCGGATGCCAGAAGCTCTTGATATATTAATAAAATATGGCTTTACACCCCTCAAAAACCCTCTACTTAGGAAGATACTTCCCCATACAGTAACGCTCGGTCAGGCAAAGAAGATAAGGAGGTTGTCCGACGAAAAGTTCCAAGAGCTAAT